The following are encoded together in the Malaya genurostris strain Urasoe2022 chromosome 3, Malgen_1.1, whole genome shotgun sequence genome:
- the LOC131439047 gene encoding uncharacterized protein K02A2.6-like — MAQANAEIMETLSAMIAEALKVSIGNAVAQVNTNRQNAVGEDAGPPPKIPSFTISEYRPLEGTSVADYFNRFEWALQLSHIPEPQYANYARVHMGAELNNALKFLVSPRNPADINYRDLRSTLISHFDRVRNKFVESIKFRQIVQQKGESVAQFGLRLKQGSAYCEYGEFLDRMLIEQLLHGLEARDMCDEILAKKPETFNDAFEIAHTLEATRDTAREVNSGTLTAEETNKLGYENLRTRKKVQINQPKGEHSRSNTHQSSNSSPCDGCGGQHLRNQCRFRDVRCHNCDKKGHIAKVCRSKVKNTSADQVQSQESPTSEIDVVQSLSQVNDISLSKKMIDVKIDGHPIRMELDTGAPCGIIAESILRSFKPKFSLQKADKQFSSYTGHHITCLGRMTVNVSVGSKTRRLNLYVVSGNTDSLFGREWIPHFVDQINLNRIFSPISVNSVTGYTTHEATQLSRVLDSFEEIFSDVPGKLIGPPAKVHLKPGVSPVFAKAHDVPFALRNRYAAEIEKKITSGFYEKVEYSEWASPTHIVVKKNGNLRITGNYKPTVNPRTIIDEHPIPKVDTIFNKMKGATLFCHLDVTDAYTHLPIDEEFRHVLTLNTTTHGLIRPTRAVYGAANIPAIWQRRMETVLKDLDNVVSFYDDIIVFAENFQALIQALTTTLNRMKQNGLRLNRAKCVFATTSLECLGHKIDHNGLHKSDKHIEVIRDAPLPATPEELQLFLGKATYYSAFIPNLSTRARSLRDLLMAESFEWSTEAKRAYKDLKEALISPQVLMQYDPSLPLVLATDASKTGLGAVLSHRLSNSTERPIAYASTTLSSTEQRYPQIDKEALAIVWAVKKFFHYLYARKFTLITDHKPLAQILHPEKSLPTLYISRMANYADYLVHFNYDVVYKPTQQNTNADYCSRLPVKSLKSAENNESPHEGNEDAFEGFTLNAIQQLPVRAELIARETKKDAYLGKLVQELESGRDLAQQGHKAPESKYTLVANCLLFEHRVVIPPVLRQAILNDLHVAHIGVVKMKGLARSFVYWPGIDSDIERTAKSCSSCARTAPAPNKFNSHHWEYPNGPWERIHIDYAGPVADKMLLVIVDAYSKWFEVKITTSTTTAATIHILDELFASYGVPITIVSDNGPQFTAAEFKLFLQKKGVKYHKLSAPYHPATNGQAERYVQTVKQALRAMGTARDTLNSDINEFLRQYRKAPHSETGESPAKLFLGRNIRTRLDLVRPQTPNTTVTEKQRTAFESTFRTFNPGKQVYFLSGNTRMDKWIPGIITSRVGDLHYEIVYNGKTFKRHIDQIRDFLSSECKPQGTKQHETNDTSHRGGSLRRSHYYGNIMTSEKLPTVLSSDLSDSEQHILEHWRGATTTPLVDHNKCEKLLRSQLAVWNNGSCDDGDDRDDHDCDDGSSGKETVKIFC; from the coding sequence ATGGCACAAGCAAACGCTGAAATCATGGAGACGTTATCCGCTATGATTGCAGAGGCCCTCAAAGTGTCTATTGGAAATGCCGTCGCGCAAGTGAATactaaccgacaaaatgcggtCGGGGAGGACGCCGGTCCACCACCAAAAATTCCATCTTTTACTATATCTGAATATCGTCCATTAGAAGGAACTTCTGTTGCGGATTACTTCAATCGATTCGAATGGGCACTTCAACTAAGTCACATCCCAGAACCGCAGTACGCAAACTATGCAAGAGTTCATATGGGTGCTGAACTTAACAACGCTTTGAAGTTTCTGGTCAGCCCTCGCAACCCAGCAGATATAAATTATCGAGATTTGCGTTCTACACTTATTAGTCATTTCGACCGCGTCAGAaacaaattcgttgaaagcattaAATTCAGGCAAATAGTTCAACAAAAGGGAGAATCTGTCGCACAGTTTGGTCTACGTTTGAAGCAAGGATCCGCATACTGCGAATATGGAGAGTTTCTAGATCGAATGCTTATTGAACAGCTGCTGCATGGACTGGAAGCTCGAGATATGTGCGATGAAATTCTAGCAAAGAAACCCGAAACATTCAATGATGCATTCGAGATAGCACACACTTTAGAAGCAACTCGGGATACTGCACGGGAAGTCAACTCAGGAACATTAACTGCTGAAGAAACTAATAAGTTGGGCTACGAAAATCTCAGAACCAGAAAGAAAGTTCAGATCAATCAACCAAAAGGTGAACATTCGCGAAGCAATACTCATCAAAGCAGCAACTCAAGTCCTTGTGATGGGTGTGGGGGCCAGCATTTACGGAATCAGTGTCGTTTTCGAGATGTGAGATGCCACAACTGTGATAAAAAGGGTCATATTGCGAAAGTGTGTCGGTCGAAAGTGAAGAATACATCTGCGGACCAGGTACAGTCACAAGAGTCGCCAACCTCAGAAATCGATGTAGTGCAGTCGTTGAGCCAAGTCAACGACATATCGCTTAGTAAAAAGATGATAGACGTGAAAATCGATGGTCACCCTATTCGGATGGAATTGGACACAGGAGCACCGTGTGGTATTATTGCCGAATCTATATTACGCTCATTCAAGCCCAAGTTCTCACTGCAGAAAGCAGATAAACAGTTTTCaagttataccggtcatcacaTTACGTGTCTTGGTCGCATGACTGTGAACGTTTCAGTTGGATCAAAAACTCGCAGGCTCAATTTATACGTAGTTTCTGGAAACACCGACTCGCTATTTGGTCGTGAATGGATACCTCACTTCGTTGATCAGATCAATTTGAATCGTATCTTTTCACCAATATCAGTGAACTCTGTGACGGGCTATACTACACATGAAGCAACTCAGCTTTCCAGGGTGTTAGACAGCTTCGAAGAGATTTTCAGTGATGTGCCAGGAAAACTGATTGGACCTCCGGctaaagtacatctaaaaccaGGAGTATCACCAGTCTTTGCTAAAGCTCATGATGTGCCCTTCGCATTGCGTAATCGTTATGCGgcagaaatagaaaaaaaaatcacgtcaGGATTTTACGAAAAAGTCGAATACTCCGAGTGGGCGTCGCCGACTCACAtagttgtgaaaaaaaatgggaaTCTTCGCATTACTGGTAACTACAAACCAACTGTAAACCCAAGAACGATCATAGACGAACACCCTATTCCAAAAGTCGATACCATATTCAACAAAATGAAGGGAGCTACTTTGTTCTGCCATTTAGATGTAACCGATGCCTATACACATCTTCCAATCGACGAAGAATTTCGTCATGTTTTGACACTAAACACCACAACGCATGGGCTGATTCGCCCTACAAGAGCAGTATATGGAGCCGCTAATATACCTGCTATTTGGCAGCGACGCATGGAAACAGTTTTAAAGGATCTAGATAATGTGGTCAGTTTCTATGATGACATCATTGTATTCGCAGAAAATTTTCAAGCCCTTATACAGGCTTTGACAACGACACTGAATAGGATGAAACAAAATGGATTACGACTCAATCGTGCGAAATGCGTGTTCGCTACAACGTCGTTAGAATGTTTAGGCCACAAAATAGATCATAACGGACTACACAAATCAGACAAGCATATAGAAGTCATTCGTGATGCACCGTTACCGGCTACTCCAGAAGAACTGCAGCTATTTCTTGGTAAGGCTACGTATTACAGTGCGTTCATTCCAAACTTATCCACAAGAGCTCGAAGTTTGCGAGATTTACTCATGGCAGAATCTTTCGAATGGTCTACTGAAGCAAAACGAGCTTACAAAGATTTAAAAGAAGCCCTTATTTCGCCACAAGTTCTTATGCAGTACGACCCAAGTTTACCCTTGGTACTAGCAACAGACGCTAGCAAAACCGGTTTAGGTGCAGTACTTTCACATCGATTAAGTAACAGTACAGAACGTCCAATAGCATATGCCAGCACTACATTGTCTAGCACAGAACAACGATACCCCCAAATTGATAAAGAGGCACTCGCAATCGTTTGGGCTGttaaaaaattcttccattATCTATATGCACGTAAGTTTACGCTTATTACCGACCACAAGCCTCTAGCACAAATATTGCATCCAGAAAAATCCCTTCCAACGCTTTATATCAGCCGTATGGCAAATTACGCAGATTATCTGGTACATTTCAACTACGATGTCGTTTATAAACCAACACAACAGAATACTAACGCTGACTACTGTTCCCGACTACCAGTTAAATCTTTGAAATCCGCCGAAAATAATGAATCTCCGCATGAAGGCAATGAGGACGCATTCGAGGGATTCACTTTAAATGCCATACAGCAATTACCGGTAAGAGCAGAATTAATAGCACGCGAAACGAAAAAAGATGCGTATCTAGGAAAGCTGGTGCAGGAATTAGAATCTGGCCGGGATCTTGCCCAGCAAGGACACAAAGCTCcagaatcaaaatatactttggTTGCAAATTGCTTACTATTCGAACACAGAGTAGTAATACCACCGGTCCTTCGACAAGCAATTCTTAACGATTTACATGTTGCGCATATTGGAGTTGTTAAGATGAAGGGGTTGGCTCGATCCTTTGTTTACTGGCCAGGCATCGATTCAGACATCGAACGAACAGCGAAATCTTGCAGTAGTTGTGCTCGCACGGCACCTGCACCAAACAAGTTCAATTCACATCATTGGGAGTATCCAAATGGACCTTGGGAGCGTATACACATCGACTACGCTGGTCCAGTTGCGGATAAAATGTTGCTAGTAATCGTGGATGCCTACAGCAAATGGTTTGAAGTAAAAATTACAACCTCGACAACAACAGCAGCTACAATACACATTCTAGATGAACTTTTTGCTTCTTACGGAGTACCAATAACAATAGTATCGGATAATGGTCCTCAATTTACTGCAGCGGAATTCAAACTTTTTCTCCAAAAAAAAGGAGTAAAATATCATAAACTTTCAGCTCCATATCACCCCGCGACGAACGGCCAAGCTGAACGGTACGTGCAAACGGTGAAACAAGCATTAAGAGCAATGGGAACAGCACGAGATACGCTGAACAGTGACATAAACGAGTTTTTGCGACAGTACCGAAAAGCTCCACACTCCGAAACCGGAGAATCTCCTGCGAAATTGTTTCTAGGCCGAAACATAAGAACACGACTGGATCTTGTCAGACCGCAAACACCTAACACTACAGTTACGGAAAAACAACGCACCGCGTTCGAATCGACGTTTCGTACTTTCAACCCGGGAAAACAAGTCTATTTTCTATCAGGAAACACTAGAATGGACAAGTGGATTCCAGGTATCATTACTAGCCGTGTGGGAGACCTGCACTATGAAATTGTTTATAATGGAAAAACATTCAAACGTCACATCGACCAAATACGTGATTTCCTCAGTAGCGAGTGCAAACCGCAGGGCACAAAACAACACGAAACAAACGATACCAGTCATAGAGGTGGGTCGCTGCGCCGAAGTCATTACTATGGGAACATTATGACGTCAGAGAAACTACCAACCGTTTTGAGCTCCGATTTGTCCGATTC